In Microbacterium sp. No. 7, the genomic window GCGGCCGTTTCGCCGAGGAAACTCGACATGACTCCCTCGTAGCGGATCACGTAGAAGGGAAGCATCAGTTCTGCCGCGATCGCTTCCGCCACGCTCGTCTTGCCGTTTCCAGGCGGGCCAGACAGCAGAAGTCGGTTGCGCGGCTCAATACCGTAACTACGCAGAAGCTCGGCGCGCTTCTGCTCCTCGATCAGTTCGGTCACGACTCGTTGCGGGACCGGCGCAAGTTCGAGTTCATGCAGCCGACGGTTCGGTACGACCTCATGCACGAGATCGCGGATCGCTGCTGCTCGGTCGTCGCGGACGGGTCCCTGTCCCGTCGTCGTGATGAGTTGCGAGAGCCGATCGGCGAGAAGATGATGCTGGTTGGCGCGTTCTTCGGCGATGACGGACTCAACCAGCACCTTGAAGCGTTCCCGATCGCCGCGGCGTTCGGCCTCGACGAGGTCTAGGAGTAGATCAGCGCGCGCCATCGCCCCGCCTCCTTCAGCCGTGTGTCGTCATGTGGGTTTAAGTCTACTGTCGTGTGGCTCTGAGGCTACTTGGCCGCGCCGACATTCGCGGGTCCGCACCCCTGGGGTCGACACTGGCACTACATTGCCCGCGACGGCCCACCTCTCGACGGGCTTCGAGCTGCGTGAGCATCATCCACGGTTTCAGCGGCCACTCGCACTCGGTCGAGGGCTGCCCGCGCCCGCGCAGCGTCGATCTTCTGGACCGCCGACTCGGGTGGCGCGCCGAGGGGCGTGTCGTCGGTGACGCGGTAACGATCGCGGTAGGCGGCGATCACGCGCGCGGACTTGCGCCAGGCCGCAGCCCGTCGCGGTTCGGTGGGCCGCGTGCCGAGTGCCTTCGTCCACGGCACGCTCTCGGCCAGCGCGCCGTCGAGTACGGCGTCGGCGCGTGCCGCGATGAGCTCCTCTCGCTCGTCGAGAGCCGCTCGCATCTCAACATCGATGACGCCGTGCGCCTGTGGGATGAGGCCGGCGATAAGTCGCGTTGGCTTGCGGGTCCGGCCCGAGCCTGCGGGGCGGCCGGTCGCCCGCTCGACCCGGTAGTGCAGGACGGCGGCGATGTCGTCGGCGTCATCGAATCCTCGCGCGGCCACGAGGCGCGGCAAGAGCGCATCAAGGTTGTGATGGTTGGCCTCGGCGCGGCGAAGTTCAGCGGCAAGGGGGCCGAACGCCTCGGACTCGATGGCGCTCTCGGCCTGTTCGTCGGAGAGCCCGGAGCAGCGGATGAGGGCAGCCCAGCGGTCATGCTGGGCTGCGGCGGCGATGGTCTCGTACTCGGCGGCGAGCTGGGCGATCGAGCCCCACTGTTCCTGCTCGGCGACGATGGTCTCGTGCGCCGAGAGTTCGGCCCCGCTGTGCTGGAGAACGCCGTACAGCACGCTTCGCGCGGTGGCATGCGGGTCGTCGCCAGGGTGCAGCTGGGCATGGTCGTCGGCGCGGTCGAGAGTCACGTAGGCGTGGTTCGCGTGCCGCCCTCGGGTCATAGCGACGTAGAAGGTCTCCCTCGTCGAGGTCGGTTCGACCAACACGTGCGCACTGTCGGTCGTGATGCCTTGGGCGCGGTAGGCGGTGACTGCGTAACCGAGATCGACATGCTCGGCCACATACGAGGCCGGGAGGACGATGCTGCCGCCGAACCTGCGCCCACGCCTGCGAGCCTTGATGGTTCCGTCGTCGCCGACGGTGGTGCCGGTTCCGTAGTCGCGTGCGATGGTGATGGTCCCGTCGTCGCCGACGGCGGTGACGGTCCAGATGTCGCCGTTGCGTACCCAGTCCCGCCCGACCAGGGTGCGCAGTTCGCGCTTGTTGAGTCGCGTGATGATGGTGTCGCCGACGCCAGCGGCGGTGCCGTCGCGCAGCTCGACTTCGCGGTCGGGATTCAGAGTCTTGTTGAGGATCAGGTCGGCGCGGGCGCGACCGTTCAGCGCGGTCACGTCGTCGTGGGTTTCAGCGATCAGCACAGAAACGAGTCCCGCGTCGCGGTCGGCGCGCCATGCGTTGTAAGCCGCGTCGGTCATGGCCTCGGCGTCGCCATCGGCGATGCGCTGGTGGGCGAGGTAAGTGTCGATAGCCGCTGTGCGCCCGTGACGCAGCTCGAGTGAGGCGGTCTTCTCCCAGGCATGGGTGAAGCGGTGAACGTCGACCAGTTCGGGAGTGTCGGCCCGGTCTCTAGCGATCATCGCGAACGCGCCGCCGGCATCTACGGATTGCAGTTGGGCGTAGTCGCCGACAAGCAGCACCTTCGCGCCAGCGTCTTGGGCGAGGTGGGTGATGCGGTCCAGTGACAGGGTGCCGGCGAGGGAGGCTTCGTCGATGATGACGAGCTGGCCTGCCTCGAACGCGGTGCCGTGGATCAGGTGGTTCTGCCACCACTTCGCAGTGTTCTCCGTCGCGATTCCGAGGTCGTCGGCGAGGACCTGTGCGGCGACCGCTGACGGCGCGAGCCCGACGACGGAACCGGAGCCGTGCTGGGCTTCCCAGGCGCGGCGGAGCGCGTTCATTGCGGTGGTCTTGCCCGCACCGGCAGGACCGACCAGCACGTCGAGCATCCGACCCGACACCGCGATCCGGGTCAGGGCGTCGGCTTGGTCGTCGCCGAGCATCCGACCGTCCGCATCGGGACTGCGCGTGATCTTCTCGACCGTGGCAAGCGTCACCGTCGACCCGCCGAGGTTGGCTGCTCGTTCGAGAAGTCTGTCCTCGGCCGCGAGCTGGGACTCGGAGGTGAACACGGTCGAGCTCTTCGGTCGGAACACCGAGGTGCCGTCGGTCCGACGGAACACGACGGGCGAGGCGCCGAGTTCGGGCGGGGTCAAGCGAAGCGAAGCGAACTCGGCGGCATCGGCAACCATGGCGACGATGGCTTCCCGGTCGTGCATGGTGGCGAAGCGCCAGCCCATCGTCTGCCGGGATGCCTCGGCCATGAGATTCCAGCGTCGCCAGGTCGAGCGCTTCTCACCGACCACCTCGACGACCGAACGCCCAATCTCGCCAATGACAACGAGCGGTACGTCGTCGGCACGCAGCAGGAGCGGCTTGTCGTTGTCGGTCACCTCGCGCGCCCACGTCGTCGCATCCCGCCCCAACGACTTCGTGGCGCGCTCCCGCCATTCGACGGTGAGGTCAGCCAAGGACCGAACCTGCTTCTCGGGCCGAGTCGCGAGTGTGGCTTGAGCTCGCAATTTCATGATCGCCGCTGGTGTCGGGCGTCGTCCGTGCGCTGCAACGTACTTGGCGATGAGGCGATC contains:
- the mobF gene encoding MobF family relaxase → MTVSMRVMSAGDGYKYLLKTVVAADGDRPLSTPLTRYYMEDGTPPGRWLGAGVAALGKGEIQVGDRVSEHQLQLLMGTGCDPITGDKLGLGFAAYKSQEQRIEARIADLEPTMTPGAKGEAVAQIVAEETARSTRRAVAGFDFTFSIPKSASVLWAVADAGVQALIAEAHHRAVAEVVAFMEREVAATRTGATAGDGAVAQVDVTGLIATAFDHFDSRAGDPHLHTHVVISNKAKTVLDGKWRSLDGRPMHTAVVALSELHEAVFADHMTRTFGVSWEAREMGRDHNPAWAITGVPDELIAEFSTRARHINAETDRLIAKYVAAHGRRPTPAAIMKLRAQATLATRPEKQVRSLADLTVEWRERATKSLGRDATTWAREVTDNDKPLLLRADDVPLVVIGEIGRSVVEVVGEKRSTWRRWNLMAEASRQTMGWRFATMHDREAIVAMVADAAEFASLRLTPPELGASPVVFRRTDGTSVFRPKSSTVFTSESQLAAEDRLLERAANLGGSTVTLATVEKITRSPDADGRMLGDDQADALTRIAVSGRMLDVLVGPAGAGKTTAMNALRRAWEAQHGSGSVVGLAPSAVAAQVLADDLGIATENTAKWWQNHLIHGTAFEAGQLVIIDEASLAGTLSLDRITHLAQDAGAKVLLVGDYAQLQSVDAGGAFAMIARDRADTPELVDVHRFTHAWEKTASLELRHGRTAAIDTYLAHQRIADGDAEAMTDAAYNAWRADRDAGLVSVLIAETHDDVTALNGRARADLILNKTLNPDREVELRDGTAAGVGDTIITRLNKRELRTLVGRDWVRNGDIWTVTAVGDDGTITIARDYGTGTTVGDDGTIKARRRGRRFGGSIVLPASYVAEHVDLGYAVTAYRAQGITTDSAHVLVEPTSTRETFYVAMTRGRHANHAYVTLDRADDHAQLHPGDDPHATARSVLYGVLQHSGAELSAHETIVAEQEQWGSIAQLAAEYETIAAAAQHDRWAALIRCSGLSDEQAESAIESEAFGPLAAELRRAEANHHNLDALLPRLVAARGFDDADDIAAVLHYRVERATGRPAGSGRTRKPTRLIAGLIPQAHGVIDVEMRAALDEREELIAARADAVLDGALAESVPWTKALGTRPTEPRRAAAWRKSARVIAAYRDRYRVTDDTPLGAPPESAVQKIDAARARAALDRVRVAAETVDDAHAARSPSRGGPSRAM